DNA sequence from the Candidatus Hydrogenedentota bacterium genome:
ACCACCCACGCCGACTACTTCCACGGCGAGATTCCCGTCGTCGCCGCGCCCTCGCAGGAGGAGATTCTGGATAACTACGAGCACCACATGGGCGGCCGCATTGTCCGCCATTTCTCGGGCAGGGACCCTCTGGCCTGTCCGGCGGCGCTGACGGCGGGCCACGCCCCCTTCGTCTGGGGGCAATCTCCGGCGGAAGCCCTGGAGAATGCCGTCGTGCTGGAGGAGGTCGCCCGGATGGCGGCGCACACCCTGGCCGTCAACCCGGCCGCTGCGCCCCTGGAGGACTACCTCCTCAACAAGCATTTCTTCCGCAAGCACGGGAAGGACGCCTATTACGGTCAACGGTGACGCGCGGCGCGGCGCGGTTGCATCGCCCCGGCCGGGGTTGGTAAAGTGGCCGTTCGGGATGGCCGCAGACGCGGGCTTCACGCCCCGGCGGCCCCCGTTTCCACGGTTTCATAGAACGGCAAGGGAGAAATCATGCATCCTGAAATGAGAACCCTGGACATCGTGGTGCTGGTCGTGTATTTCCTGGCCATGGCGTCCATGGGGCCCTACTTCGCGCGGCGGAACAAGAACACGGAGAATTACTTCGTCGGCGGACGGTCGTACCCCGGGTGGCTGATCGGTCTGTCCATGTTCGCCACGTCCATCAGCTCCATCACCTTTGTGGCGTACCCCGC
Encoded proteins:
- the araD gene encoding L-ribulose-5-phosphate 4-epimerase AraD translates to MYKVLKETVYEMNRALVEEGLVLETWGNASAADRSERVIAIKPSGVQYDDLTADTIVVVDFEGKLVAGDLSPSVDTPAHLALYRAFHGVNAVIHTHSHYATAFAQARRPIPCLGTTHADYFHGEIPVVAAPSQEEILDNYEHHMGGRIVRHFSGRDPLACPAALTAGHAPFVWGQSPAEALENAVVLEEVARMAAHTLAVNPAAAPLEDYLLNKHFFRKHGKDAYYGQR